The Micromonospora sp. NBC_01740 genome includes a window with the following:
- a CDS encoding sterol-binding protein — translation MADATQDFFHGLARRGHDRRLRSIDEGSVRFDISRDGRTAHWLVSIEKGDIRVTEEATGGDAVVEADRAVFDRIASGEAYFLTTVLRGEAAVAGSPRLFATVRKLFPPPPTSRPARHGGGGRG, via the coding sequence ATGGCGGATGCCACCCAGGATTTCTTCCACGGCCTGGCACGCCGTGGGCACGACCGCCGGCTGAGGAGCATCGACGAGGGCAGCGTGCGCTTCGACATCAGCCGCGACGGCCGGACCGCCCACTGGCTGGTCTCCATCGAGAAGGGCGACATCCGGGTCACCGAGGAGGCGACCGGCGGAGACGCGGTCGTCGAGGCGGACCGGGCGGTGTTCGACCGGATCGCCAGCGGGGAGGCGTACTTCCTGACCACCGTGCTGCGCGGTGAGGCGGCCGTGGCAGGCAGCCCCCGGCTCTTCGCGACCGTCCGGAAGCTGTTTCCGCCGCCGCCCACGTCCCGGCCGGCGCGTCACGGCGGAGGCGGCCGTGGGTGA
- a CDS encoding extracellular solute-binding protein, with translation MRRRLLLAGALATVLAAGTACGGGGGDDTAGGASAEKLTIYTARDKKVSTYVVDQFTAKYPEYKGKVEILNLGAQEILERVRAEKANPQADVWWGGTQQGLSAGAGEDLLTSWQPAFAAKMDPKYKDAEGRWFGEILLPEVIMYNNKALTPEQAPKDWDDLLKPEWKDKIIIRDVAASGTMRSIYAAMIMRQSPDGSNPQPGYDWLKKLDANTGAYAANPTDLYLKLSRQQGVLSAWNLQDVLLQANQSNMPFGYVMPASGAPVLVDGIAAVKGGNTTGAQKFMEFLFDDKLRADLAKDYYQIPAVDIAEKPEWLAQLGLKPLDVNWDVIGKNETEWINHWNGQIKNKG, from the coding sequence ATGAGACGTCGACTTCTCCTCGCCGGTGCGCTCGCCACCGTGCTCGCCGCCGGCACCGCCTGCGGCGGCGGCGGTGGTGACGACACGGCCGGCGGCGCGAGCGCCGAGAAGCTGACCATCTACACGGCCCGCGACAAGAAGGTCTCCACCTACGTGGTGGACCAGTTCACCGCCAAGTACCCCGAGTACAAGGGCAAGGTCGAGATCCTCAACCTGGGCGCCCAGGAGATCCTGGAGCGGGTCCGGGCGGAGAAGGCCAACCCGCAGGCCGACGTCTGGTGGGGCGGCACCCAGCAGGGGCTCTCCGCCGGCGCCGGCGAGGACCTGCTGACCTCCTGGCAGCCGGCGTTCGCCGCGAAGATGGACCCGAAGTACAAGGACGCCGAGGGCCGCTGGTTCGGGGAGATCCTGCTCCCCGAGGTCATCATGTACAACAACAAGGCGCTCACCCCGGAGCAGGCCCCGAAGGACTGGGACGACCTGCTGAAGCCGGAGTGGAAGGACAAGATCATCATCCGGGACGTGGCCGCGTCCGGCACGATGCGGTCGATCTACGCCGCCATGATCATGCGGCAGTCCCCGGACGGCAGCAACCCGCAGCCCGGCTACGACTGGCTCAAGAAGCTCGACGCCAACACCGGCGCGTACGCGGCCAACCCGACCGACCTCTACCTGAAGCTCTCCCGCCAGCAGGGCGTGCTCAGCGCCTGGAACCTCCAGGACGTCCTGCTCCAGGCCAACCAGTCGAACATGCCGTTCGGCTACGTGATGCCCGCCTCCGGCGCCCCGGTGCTGGTCGACGGCATCGCCGCGGTCAAGGGCGGCAACACCACCGGCGCCCAGAAGTTCATGGAGTTCCTCTTCGACGACAAGCTCCGCGCCGACCTGGCCAAGGACTACTACCAGATCCCGGCCGTGGACATCGCCGAGAAGCCGGAGTGGCTGGCCCAGCTCGGCCTCAAGCCGCTGGACGTCAACTGGGACGTGATCGGCAAGAACGAGACCGAGTGGATCAACCACTGGAACGGCCAGATCAAGAACAAGGGCTGA
- a CDS encoding ABC transporter ATP-binding protein, with product MIDVTLESVSKRFARGGDTAAVDDVDITIAAGEFFTLLGPSGCGKTTTLRMVAGFYFPTSGRIRFGTEDVTRRPPNKRDTGMVFQNYALFPHMSVAQNVAYGLKIRKVGRVEARRRVEEALGQVHLAGYGDRRIDELSGGQQQRVALARALVIRPRTLLLDEPLSNLDAKLREETRVEIRRIQREAGTTSIYVTHDQAEAMAMSDRIAVMQSGRVQQIGAPQEIYHRPATSFVARFIGRSNVLTLPVVAADAQSVTVGLPAGGEITAPAPTDHGLRQGDTASVSVRPEHIGLTSATEAGALPGRVTEVEFTGMATNLVVDVAGEPVQVAAIDVPAGIAAGDQVGLRLNRERMWVVRP from the coding sequence ATGATCGATGTCACGCTCGAGTCGGTGAGCAAGCGCTTCGCGCGCGGCGGCGACACCGCGGCCGTGGACGACGTCGACATCACCATCGCCGCCGGGGAGTTCTTCACGCTGCTCGGCCCGAGCGGCTGCGGCAAGACCACCACCCTGCGCATGGTGGCCGGGTTCTACTTCCCCACCTCCGGCCGGATCCGGTTCGGCACCGAGGACGTCACCCGCCGGCCGCCGAACAAGCGCGACACCGGCATGGTGTTCCAGAACTACGCCCTCTTCCCGCACATGAGCGTGGCGCAGAACGTCGCGTACGGCCTGAAGATCCGCAAGGTCGGGCGGGTCGAGGCGCGGCGGCGGGTCGAGGAGGCGCTCGGCCAGGTGCACCTCGCCGGCTACGGCGACCGGCGCATCGACGAACTCTCCGGCGGCCAGCAGCAGCGCGTCGCCCTGGCCCGGGCGCTGGTGATCCGGCCCCGCACCCTGCTGCTCGACGAGCCGCTGTCGAACCTCGACGCCAAGCTGCGCGAGGAGACCCGGGTCGAGATCCGCCGCATCCAGCGCGAGGCCGGCACCACCTCCATCTACGTCACCCACGACCAGGCCGAGGCGATGGCCATGTCGGACCGGATCGCGGTCATGCAGTCCGGCCGGGTACAGCAGATCGGCGCCCCGCAGGAGATCTACCACCGCCCGGCGACCAGCTTCGTGGCCCGCTTCATCGGCCGCAGCAACGTGCTCACCCTGCCGGTGGTCGCCGCCGACGCGCAGAGCGTCACCGTGGGGCTGCCCGCCGGCGGCGAGATCACCGCGCCCGCCCCGACCGACCACGGCCTGCGCCAGGGCGACACCGCGTCGGTGTCCGTCCGGCCCGAGCACATCGGGCTGACCTCGGCCACCGAGGCGGGCGCGCTGCCCGGCCGCGTCACGGAGGTGGAGTTCACCGGCATGGCGACCAACCTCGTGGTCGACGTGGCCGGCGAGCCCGTGCAGGTCGCCGCGATCGACGTGCCGGCCGGGATCGCCGCCGGCGACCAGGTCGGGCTGCGGCTGAACCGGGAGCGGATGTGGGTGGTGCGCCCGTGA
- a CDS encoding sulfite exporter TauE/SafE family protein has protein sequence MDPIQATLLVAAGVATGAFNAVAGGGSLIAFSALIAAGIPPLTAKLTSTVAVFPGNVASVAGGYRDLPPRGEVRRVLPAAVVGGVVGSVLLLVTPSRVFDAIVPFLVIAASAVLGLRGRLDGLARRSILRHGRKHPAALQVSVALSGVYGGYIGAGFGIVLIAGLALLQREPLTRTVAFKNLLSAVISLTAVVLFVLFGTVNWAGVAILAPATVVGGYVGARLLRRLPGGPLRAVVVAFGVVFGLILLGRNVL, from the coding sequence ATGGATCCCATCCAGGCGACGCTGCTCGTCGCCGCCGGTGTCGCCACGGGTGCCTTCAACGCGGTCGCGGGCGGCGGCTCCCTGATCGCCTTCTCGGCGCTGATCGCCGCCGGCATACCGCCGCTCACCGCCAAGCTGACCAGCACCGTCGCCGTCTTTCCCGGCAACGTGGCGAGCGTCGCCGGAGGGTACCGGGACCTGCCGCCCCGCGGCGAAGTCCGCCGCGTCCTGCCCGCAGCGGTCGTCGGTGGCGTCGTCGGCTCGGTGCTGCTGCTGGTGACGCCGAGCCGCGTCTTCGACGCGATCGTGCCGTTCCTGGTGATCGCTGCGTCGGCCGTCCTCGGTCTGCGGGGCCGGCTGGACGGCCTGGCCCGGCGCTCCATCCTGCGGCACGGGCGGAAACACCCGGCGGCCCTTCAGGTGTCCGTCGCCCTGAGCGGCGTCTACGGCGGCTACATCGGCGCGGGGTTCGGCATCGTTCTGATCGCCGGCCTGGCGCTCCTGCAGCGCGAACCGCTCACCCGGACGGTCGCCTTCAAGAACCTGCTGTCGGCCGTCATCTCGTTGACGGCGGTGGTGCTCTTCGTCCTCTTCGGCACCGTCAACTGGGCGGGGGTGGCGATCCTCGCCCCGGCCACCGTCGTCGGCGGCTACGTCGGTGCCCGGCTGCTGCGCAGACTTCCCGGCGGCCCGCTCAGGGCGGTGGTCGTCGCGTTCGGAGTGGTCTTCGGGCTGATCCTGCTGGGGCGTAACGTCCTGTAG
- a CDS encoding ABC transporter permease codes for MSTLPATPSPATVAPITGEPTPPRGPRRRLAERFAGGTGSRWFPYVLVFPLALILFGYVVQPMFATFAESVGVDGVENYGSFVTGGGVARSSLVTSLIISAASVLLCGVVGVAMAFLLKRFSFPGRKLIEAIILVPAALPPLIGAISFQLLYSETGILPRGLQQLFGAENPVLPFSGIAGVLVVHTFTMYPYFYLSASAALSGMDPSVEEAAYNLGAGRVRVWRTVLLPMLTPALVSASLLVFMTSLASYTAPLLFGVDQTMTMQIYINRTNGDLPMASTYASVLGVVSVLFLLGMRWYEGRRSYRSQSKGVAAHRREITNPLGKWLALAASVLATAVLLAPVATIALVAFSEDGSWTTEVIPAAYTTQNFVTIFSDPAAFQPILNSLQMSLIATVACVVVGVLIAYAVRRLDFRGRGLLDVAVMLAWALPGTVVAINLISAFSTGNAFSFGQVLIGTFWIMPLAYFVRFLPLVFRSSSATLAQIDPSLEEAARNLGASWWRAFGTVTLRLMLPGVVAGALLAFVHGVGEFVASVLIYTSETAPISVEINNRMYSFEVGTAAAYGMLQVVLIFVVMVVSGRLEGGRRSSREAAKWTA; via the coding sequence GTGAGCACCCTCCCCGCCACCCCCAGCCCGGCGACCGTCGCGCCGATCACCGGCGAGCCGACGCCGCCGCGCGGCCCGCGCCGCCGGCTCGCCGAGCGGTTCGCCGGGGGCACCGGCTCGCGCTGGTTCCCGTACGTCCTGGTCTTCCCGCTCGCCCTGATCCTCTTCGGGTACGTGGTGCAGCCGATGTTCGCCACCTTCGCCGAGAGCGTCGGCGTGGACGGCGTGGAGAACTACGGCAGCTTCGTCACCGGCGGCGGGGTCGCCCGGTCCTCCCTGGTCACCTCGCTGATCATCTCCGCGGCCAGCGTGCTGCTCTGCGGCGTCGTCGGCGTGGCGATGGCCTTCCTGCTCAAGCGCTTCTCGTTCCCCGGCCGCAAGCTGATCGAGGCGATCATCCTGGTGCCGGCGGCGCTGCCGCCGCTGATCGGGGCGATCTCGTTCCAGCTGCTCTACAGCGAGACCGGGATCCTGCCGCGCGGCCTCCAGCAGCTCTTCGGCGCCGAGAACCCGGTGCTGCCGTTCAGCGGCATCGCGGGCGTGCTGGTCGTGCACACGTTCACCATGTACCCGTACTTCTACCTGTCCGCCTCGGCCGCGCTGTCGGGCATGGACCCGTCGGTGGAGGAGGCGGCGTACAACCTGGGCGCCGGCCGGGTCCGCGTGTGGCGCACGGTGCTGCTGCCGATGCTTACCCCGGCGCTGGTCTCCGCCTCGCTGCTGGTCTTCATGACCTCGCTGGCGTCGTACACCGCCCCGCTGCTGTTCGGGGTGGACCAGACGATGACCATGCAGATCTACATCAACCGCACCAACGGCGACCTGCCGATGGCCTCCACGTACGCCTCGGTGCTCGGCGTGGTCTCGGTGCTGTTCCTGCTCGGCATGCGCTGGTACGAGGGGCGGCGCAGCTACCGCTCCCAGTCCAAGGGCGTCGCCGCGCACCGGCGCGAGATCACCAACCCGCTGGGCAAGTGGCTCGCCCTGGCCGCCTCGGTCCTGGCCACCGCGGTCCTGCTCGCGCCGGTGGCGACCATCGCCCTGGTCGCGTTCTCCGAGGACGGCTCCTGGACCACCGAGGTCATCCCGGCGGCGTACACCACACAGAACTTCGTCACGATCTTCTCCGACCCGGCGGCGTTCCAGCCGATCCTCAACTCGTTGCAGATGAGCCTCATCGCCACCGTCGCCTGCGTCGTCGTCGGCGTGCTCATCGCGTACGCGGTGCGCCGGCTGGACTTCCGCGGCCGGGGACTGCTGGACGTGGCGGTCATGCTGGCCTGGGCGCTGCCCGGCACGGTGGTGGCGATCAACCTGATCTCGGCGTTCAGCACGGGCAACGCGTTCAGCTTCGGACAGGTGCTGATCGGCACCTTCTGGATCATGCCGCTGGCGTACTTCGTGCGGTTCCTGCCGCTGGTGTTCCGGTCCAGCTCGGCCACCCTGGCGCAGATCGACCCGTCGCTGGAGGAGGCCGCGCGCAACCTGGGCGCGTCCTGGTGGCGGGCGTTCGGCACGGTCACCCTGCGGCTGATGCTGCCCGGCGTGGTGGCCGGCGCGCTGCTCGCCTTCGTGCACGGCGTCGGCGAGTTCGTCGCCTCCGTGCTGATCTACACCTCCGAGACCGCGCCGATCTCCGTCGAGATCAACAACCGGATGTACTCGTTCGAGGTCGGCACCGCCGCCGCGTACGGCATGCTCCAGGTTGTCCTGATCTTCGTGGTGATGGTGGTCTCCGGTCGCCTGGAGGGCGGCCGGCGCTCCAGTCGGGAGGCGGCCAAGTGGACGGCGTGA
- a CDS encoding ROK family protein codes for MTDVVTPPTSPVSRERSKEIKRLSVISTARQVRVLSRAELTELTGLSPATLTPLVRELIAEGYLIERGPGTSRTGRPRAMLEFNPRAELVAAVSLEPSRISCEIADSDGAVIAHRAVRLAGDIVDTICRSVPELAGDGLPALRGVAIAAPGISTGGAVRLAPSVGLVEGRPVGESVQRRLGVPVVVDNDVNLMAAGEHAVGAGSDVADLLLLHVADGIGAGLVLDGQVRRGAGGAAGEVGFLPLDPTDRGHDGIGPFEARWSENAIAERMVALAPGRRPDSPVADLVALAAIDDRAAAYLDDVLAAWSRLIVSCVCVVDPGRVLLSGAAAHLDDAAVDRLQTLVTAAAPSSTEVRRAVLGDRAVLHGAVSYALSAAAAGMPTLLPTP; via the coding sequence GTGACTGACGTGGTGACGCCACCAACGAGCCCGGTGAGCCGGGAGCGGTCGAAGGAGATCAAGCGGTTGTCCGTGATCTCCACCGCCCGCCAGGTGCGGGTGCTCTCCCGCGCCGAGCTGACCGAGCTCACCGGGCTGAGCCCCGCCACGCTCACCCCGCTCGTGCGCGAGCTGATCGCCGAGGGGTACCTCATCGAGCGCGGCCCGGGGACCTCCCGCACCGGCCGGCCACGGGCGATGCTGGAGTTCAACCCGCGGGCCGAGCTGGTCGCCGCCGTCTCCCTGGAGCCGTCCCGGATCAGCTGCGAGATCGCCGACAGCGACGGCGCCGTCATCGCCCACCGGGCGGTCCGGCTCGCCGGCGACATCGTCGACACCATCTGTCGCTCGGTGCCCGAACTCGCCGGCGACGGACTGCCGGCGCTGCGCGGGGTGGCCATCGCCGCGCCCGGCATCTCCACCGGCGGCGCCGTGCGCCTCGCCCCCTCGGTCGGCCTCGTCGAGGGCCGGCCGGTGGGGGAGTCGGTGCAGCGGCGGCTCGGGGTGCCGGTGGTGGTGGACAACGACGTGAACCTGATGGCGGCCGGCGAGCACGCCGTCGGCGCGGGCAGCGACGTCGCCGACCTGCTGCTGCTGCACGTGGCCGACGGCATCGGCGCCGGCCTGGTGCTTGACGGGCAGGTCCGCCGGGGCGCCGGCGGGGCCGCCGGCGAGGTCGGCTTCCTGCCACTGGACCCGACCGACCGGGGTCACGACGGGATCGGTCCGTTCGAGGCCCGCTGGTCGGAGAACGCCATCGCCGAGCGGATGGTGGCCCTGGCCCCCGGGCGGCGGCCGGACTCGCCGGTGGCCGACCTGGTGGCGCTGGCGGCCATCGACGACCGGGCCGCCGCCTACCTGGACGACGTGCTCGCGGCCTGGTCGCGGCTCATCGTCTCCTGCGTCTGCGTCGTCGACCCCGGGCGGGTGCTGCTCAGCGGGGCCGCCGCCCACCTCGACGACGCCGCCGTCGACCGGCTCCAAACGCTGGTCACCGCCGCCGCGCCGAGCAGCACCGAGGTGCGCCGGGCCGTGCTCGGCGACCGGGCGGTGCTGCACGGGGCGGTCAGCTACGCCCTCTCCGCGGCTGCCGCCGGCATGCCGACACTGCTGCCGACTCCTTGA
- a CDS encoding sugar-binding protein, which yields MRLKAFLLPTALALALSGTPAVALAAPPDARPTDAVDLDVLFVSAHPDDEAGSLATLGQWKEKHGAKAGVVTITRGEGGGNAVGLEEGPPLGIIREREERTAIGRAGVENLYNLDRVDFWYTASAPLSEQIWGHDDTLAQIVRVIRQTRPEIVMTMNPSPTPGNHGNHQQAARFAAEAFHAAADPKAFPEQVTKEGLKPFRAAKFLRTGGSGSSTTGPQCATGFVPAVPTDQVFGVWEGARSAGGKTWAEVEVDARRDYVTQGWANTAAAPTDPAKIRCDFYTLVDSRVPYDPADTSPEAILRGSVLPPAAGGLPKGTELYLTADRFDLAPGQSVEVTAHVRAPGNRALTSPRVSLRLPQGWTASGSGAVRGAVPAGKERTVTFTVTVPAGADTNEQHLVGASLSTGQGTGRTDRAVRVVADVRGTLEPLPEVGLFRTWAGDSGYPQLDTLIKPVLTLGSGKSRTVRVDLRNHGETAQSGTVALGLPAGFTADAPTKSYAALAPGATGAVTFTVTNSDASLPTANEGGDGGDYGITITTTSAAGSTVETGALEIVPTSEVPHAGHDHAVDGVASPGEYPGEELDLSRIWEGQATTPQDASATGRIAFTEDALVVFVQVTDDVLGKKVVPQDCKRQRRTDSVEIIVDPKGNSTDTSTVFKAGIFPVTDDPANGDPPCWQRDADNRQGPGATTAPGMTVVSKVTAPYTGYTIEARIPFAVLPDAIDPARMGFNVLVYDSDTQDLSSQSRLGWSTFTGVRADPYRYGLVTLPGLTPAQRQPSAPVFPDTAARSVHSPQTIAQSAVDGVAPAAVTRLPERALRLTGQRQVAGGVQVTVRADRAGTVYLHTWDGDRSLGERSVQVPSGRPVTVVVPATGGTPTSVLAAFEAGGAALARQVPLT from the coding sequence ATGCGTCTCAAGGCGTTCCTGCTACCCACGGCGCTCGCCCTGGCCCTGTCCGGGACACCGGCCGTGGCCCTCGCCGCACCCCCCGACGCCCGGCCGACCGACGCCGTCGACCTGGACGTCCTCTTCGTCAGCGCGCACCCCGACGACGAGGCCGGCAGCCTCGCCACCCTCGGCCAGTGGAAGGAGAAGCACGGCGCCAAGGCCGGCGTCGTCACCATCACCCGCGGTGAGGGCGGCGGCAACGCCGTCGGCCTGGAGGAGGGCCCGCCGCTGGGCATCATCCGCGAGCGCGAGGAACGCACCGCGATCGGCCGCGCCGGGGTGGAGAACCTCTACAACCTCGACCGCGTCGACTTCTGGTACACCGCGTCCGCGCCCCTGTCCGAGCAGATCTGGGGGCACGACGACACCCTCGCCCAGATCGTCCGGGTGATCCGGCAGACCCGGCCCGAGATCGTCATGACGATGAACCCGTCGCCCACGCCCGGCAACCACGGCAACCACCAGCAGGCCGCCCGCTTCGCCGCCGAGGCGTTCCACGCCGCCGCCGACCCGAAGGCGTTCCCGGAGCAGGTCACCAAGGAGGGGCTCAAGCCGTTCCGGGCGGCAAAGTTCCTGCGTACGGGCGGCAGCGGCAGCTCGACGACCGGGCCGCAGTGCGCCACCGGCTTCGTGCCGGCCGTCCCGACCGACCAGGTGTTCGGCGTCTGGGAGGGCGCCCGCAGCGCCGGCGGCAAGACCTGGGCCGAGGTCGAGGTCGACGCCCGCCGGGACTACGTGACCCAGGGCTGGGCCAACACCGCCGCCGCCCCCACCGATCCTGCCAAGATCCGCTGCGACTTCTACACCCTGGTCGACAGCCGTGTCCCGTACGACCCGGCGGACACCTCGCCCGAGGCGATCCTGCGCGGCTCGGTCCTGCCCCCGGCCGCCGGCGGGCTGCCCAAGGGCACCGAGCTCTACCTGACCGCCGACCGGTTCGACCTCGCCCCCGGGCAGAGCGTCGAGGTCACCGCGCACGTGCGGGCGCCGGGCAACCGGGCCCTCACCTCGCCCCGGGTCTCCCTGCGGCTGCCGCAGGGCTGGACCGCCAGCGGCTCCGGCGCGGTGCGCGGCGCCGTACCGGCTGGCAAGGAACGGACCGTCACCTTCACCGTGACCGTCCCCGCCGGCGCCGACACCAACGAGCAGCACCTCGTCGGCGCGTCCCTGAGCACCGGGCAGGGCACCGGCCGTACGGACCGCGCGGTCCGGGTGGTCGCCGACGTGCGCGGCACCCTGGAGCCGCTGCCCGAGGTGGGGCTGTTCCGCACCTGGGCCGGCGACAGCGGCTATCCGCAGCTGGACACCCTGATCAAGCCGGTGCTGACCCTCGGCTCCGGGAAGAGCCGGACGGTCCGGGTCGACCTGCGCAACCACGGCGAAACCGCCCAGAGCGGCACCGTCGCCCTCGGCCTGCCGGCCGGCTTCACCGCCGACGCGCCGACCAAGAGCTACGCGGCCCTGGCGCCGGGCGCGACCGGGGCGGTCACCTTCACCGTCACCAACAGCGACGCCAGCCTGCCGACCGCCAACGAGGGCGGCGACGGCGGCGACTACGGGATCACCATCACCACCACCAGCGCCGCCGGCAGCACCGTGGAGACCGGCGCCCTGGAGATCGTGCCGACCAGCGAGGTGCCGCACGCCGGGCACGACCACGCCGTCGACGGGGTGGCCTCCCCCGGCGAGTACCCCGGCGAGGAGCTGGACCTGTCCCGCATCTGGGAGGGACAGGCCACCACGCCACAGGACGCCTCGGCCACCGGCCGGATCGCCTTCACCGAGGACGCGCTCGTCGTGTTCGTACAGGTCACCGACGACGTGCTCGGCAAGAAGGTGGTGCCACAGGACTGCAAGCGGCAGCGGCGCACCGACAGCGTGGAGATCATCGTCGACCCGAAGGGGAACTCGACGGACACCTCCACCGTGTTCAAGGCGGGCATCTTCCCGGTCACCGACGACCCCGCCAACGGCGACCCGCCGTGCTGGCAGCGCGACGCCGACAACCGGCAGGGACCGGGCGCCACGACCGCCCCGGGGATGACCGTCGTCAGCAAGGTCACCGCGCCGTACACCGGCTACACCATCGAGGCGCGCATCCCATTCGCGGTGCTGCCCGACGCCATCGACCCGGCGCGGATGGGCTTCAACGTGCTGGTGTACGACTCGGACACCCAGGACCTCAGCTCCCAGTCCCGGCTGGGCTGGTCCACCTTCACCGGCGTCCGGGCCGACCCGTACCGCTACGGCCTGGTCACCCTGCCCGGTCTCACCCCGGCCCAGCGGCAGCCCAGTGCCCCGGTCTTCCCGGACACGGCGGCCCGTAGCGTGCACAGCCCGCAGACCATCGCGCAGTCGGCGGTGGACGGCGTGGCTCCGGCCGCCGTCACCCGGCTGCCCGAGCGGGCGCTGCGGCTGACCGGCCAGCGGCAGGTGGCCGGCGGCGTGCAGGTGACCGTCCGGGCCGACCGCGCCGGCACGGTGTACCTGCACACCTGGGACGGCGACCGGTCGCTCGGTGAGCGTTCGGTGCAGGTGCCCTCCGGCCGCCCGGTGACCGTCGTGGTCCCGGCGACCGGTGGCACGCCCACCTCGGTCCTGGCGGCCTTCGAGGCCGGCGGCGCCGCGCTCGCCCGCCAGGTCCCGCTGACCTGA